In Arachis hypogaea cultivar Tifrunner chromosome 17, arahy.Tifrunner.gnm2.J5K5, whole genome shotgun sequence, a single window of DNA contains:
- the LOC112766543 gene encoding protein FAR1-RELATED SEQUENCE 5-like has translation MGQEFSHEGVNSEHTSYDQYEHEEEKHEEVDVDYMDEDDINVEPMFDYHGFDEGYNIDSLEDIGMIEFWNIRDEDVCHFHFSDVDIAFEFYNRYARTRGFSARKNRTRKSRAGALKLKNFVCHREGFRPPNNYGIGNLKRKPTPETRCGCSAMMEIRVDAPSGRWFISYFSDEHNHPLLDPRLTGLLPGHRFMSEADIGHMVNMKKGGISIGQIYQALANQAGGYEYLSFTQRDMYNKIAKQRRQLPGDAYAALKYLEDQATNDPSLYFNHHMDADGTLRNLFWCDGLSRADYSLFGDVLAFDATYKRNKYMCPLVVFSGVNHHNQTIIFAAALICDEEKDTYRWLLQQLKVAMNGKAPVSVITDGDLSMKFAIEKEFPNAHHRLCAWHLIRNATSNIGKPQFTSMFRKCMLGDYEIDVFRQKWFEMVEGFGVKNKNWVLDMYKKRHSWATAHIRGKFFAGFRTTSRCEGLNSIIAKYVNSRYNLVEFIQHFNRCVDHIRWKEVQDDLASVNGRPSMQTYFQQLERSAANVYTLSIFHMFQPILVRAASMKVINMRYRGVAKVISVASVDQDCQSGFAKCGRASLGFFDAKSVRLFDGLV, from the exons ATGGGTCAGGAATTTTCTCATGAAGGGGTTAATAGCGAGCATACATCATATGATCAGTATGAGCATGAGGAAGAAAAACATGAGGAAGTTGACGTGGATTATATGGATGAGGACGACATAAATGTGGAACCAATGTTCGATTATCACGGCTTCGATGAAGGGTATAACATTGACTCACTCGAAGACATTGGGATGATAGAATTTTGGAACATCAGGGATGAAGATGTATGTCATTTTCACTTTTCTGATGTCGACATTGCATTTGAGTTCTACAATAGATATGCAAGGACAAGAGGCTTTAGTGCTCGGAAGAACAGGACTAGGAAGAGTCGTGCGGGCGCACTTAAGTTGAAGAATTTTGTATGTCATCGTGAAGGATTTAGACCGCCAAATAATTACGGCATCGGAAACCTTAAGAGAAAACCTACACCCGAGACAAGGTGTGGCTGCAGTGCAATGATGGAGATTCGTGTAGATGCACCTAGCGGTCGttggtttatttcttatttttctgaTGAACACAATCATCCGCTTCTGGATCCTCGGTTGACTGGATTGCTCCCTGGGCATAGATTCATGTCCGAGGCTGATATTGGCCACATGGTTAACATGAAAAAGGGTGGGATTAGTATTGGGCAGATATATCAGGCATTAGCAAATCAGGCAGGTGGCTACGAGTATCTCTCTTTCACGCAAAGGGACATGTACAATAAAATAGCAAAGCAGAGGCGCCAATTACCAGGTGATGCATATGCAGCTTTGAAGTATCTAGAAGATCAAGCAACAAATGACCCTTCTCTCTATTTTAATCATCACATGGATGCCGATGGTACTTTGCGCAATTTATTCTGGTGCGATGGTCTCAGCAGGGCCGACTACTCATTATTTGGCGATGTGCTGGCGTTTGATGCTACCTATAAGAGGAATAAATATATGTGTCCACTGGTGGTATTTTCTGGTGTCAATCATCACAATCAAACAATTATCTTTGCTGCTGCTTTAATTTGCGATGAGGAAAAAGACACATACAGGTGGTTGCTACAACAACTGAAGGTGGCAATGAATGGGAAAGCACCTGTTTCGGTGATCACGGATGGTGATCTATCAATGAAGTTCGCCATTGAGAAAGAGTTTCCTAATGCACATCATAGATTATGTGCATGGCATCTGATTCGCAACGCAACAAGTAACATTGGCAAGCCCCAGTTTACATCCATGTTTAGAAAGTGTATGCTAGGCGActatgaaattgatgtatttcgTCAAAAGTGGTTTGAAATGGTTGAGGGATTTGGTGTCAAAAACAAGAATTGGGTCCTAGATATGtataaaaagagacattcatggGCAACTGCACATATAAGAGGGAAGTTTTTTGCTGGTTTTCGGACTACTTCTCGGTGCGAGGGATTAAACTCGATCATTGCAAAGTATGTCAACTCAAGGTACAATCTGGTTgagttcattcaacactttaATCGTTGTGTCGACCATATAAGGTGGAAAGAGGTCCAGGATGACCTCGCCTCTGTGAATGGGAGACCCAGTATGCAAACCTATTTTCAACAGTTAGAGAGGAGTGCTGCCAATGTTTACACCCTATCAATATTTCATATGTTCCAACCAATCCTTGTACGGGCTGCATCAATGAAGGTAATAAATATGAG ATATAGAGGAGTTGCCAAGGTCATTAGTGTTGCCTCGGTGGACCAAGACTGCCAAAGTGGGTTTGCAAAATGCGGTCGGGCTTCATTGGGATTCTTTGATGCTAAGTCAGTACGGTTGTTTGATGGATTGGTTTAG